GAGAGAGCTGCTGCGCGACATGTGGGAGATCCAGTCCGAGAAAGATGTGGAGCTGATAACTTCGCCATTGTCCGGCCAATTGACTTCGTGCGCACTCTCGGGCTGTGAACCCAGCTGCCCCGGCGCCCCGAGGTCGAGGGGCGGGGGAGTTCGGATCAGGAAGGCCGTTCCTCAGGATCGGGCTTCCCGAGAAACACCGTTACGCTCCTGAGCTCGTCCTCTGTGGAAAGTGACGCCAGGAGGTGCTCAAGGGCTCGTACCTGCCCTCCGATGTCCGCCTGGGCGATCGTCCCAGGGTGCACCAGTACAATCCCAAAGTGCCCGCGTTCACCCAAGGCCCACGCGCGCGCCAAGGTGGCGAAATCGTCGATGTTGTACGTGACCACCGCGCGCCGTTGCTCGGCTGCTGCTGCCAACAGGTGCTCGTCGCTGCGGCTGCGGAGCCAGGCATCGTCCTGAGCAGCCACGACGTCAAATCCTCGGGAACGGAGCGCGTCGGCGACGGCTCGTGAGAAGTGAACATCGAGCAGCAGGCGAGGCGGCACCTACGCGGGGATCTTCCGAACGAACGGGTACTCGCGCATCAAGTCCTCCATGGGCCGCTCGTTGCGGCGGATGCGATCTTCGATCTCGTCCGGATAGGTGCCCCCATACGCCAGGGCCAGCCGCATGTCGGCTTCCGACAATGCGGGCAGCGCCTCGCGGACCTTCTCGGGCGATCCGTAGGCATGCGCCAGCGCCACAATCTCCCAGACGTCGAGCCCGCTACCGCTGAGGTGCGCTCTGACGCCGCCCGGTCCCTCTACG
The sequence above is a segment of the Armatimonadota bacterium genome. Coding sequences within it:
- a CDS encoding DUF433 domain-containing protein; translation: MPVVRPVSVRLEREVDAEVRDIARRDDRPLGRVINELLDRALRMRRFPGIVFVEGPGGVRAHLSGSGLDVWEIVALAHAYGSPEKVREALPALSEADMRLALAYGGTYPDEIEDRIRRNERPMEDLMREYPFVRKIPA